One window from the genome of Anopheles coluzzii chromosome X, AcolN3, whole genome shotgun sequence encodes:
- the LOC120960209 gene encoding lysozyme-like, which yields MHPFGPSLLLLLSLATVNGAFLSNLNATCFRCICDASTGCSTSTTCRQSYCGPFSISRAYWMDAGRLVLPADEPTRWGAFEDCANDYDCATGIVTQYMEKYGTDCNGDGLVDCVDYTMLHVNGGPRCQGALGGTFASRFYQCLREGKRDSSRTFG from the exons ATGCATCCTTTCGGtccgtcgctgctgctgctgctatcgtTGGCTACGGTGAACGGTGCGTTCCTATCCAATCTAAACGCCACCTGCTTCCGGTGCATCTGCGACGCTTCCACCGGTTGCAGCACGTCCACCACCTGCAGACAGTCG TACTGTGGTCCGTTCTCCATCTCGCGCGCCTACTGGATGGATGCGGGCCGGCTGGTCCTGCCGGCGGACGAACCGACCCGCTGGGGCGCGTTCGAGGACTGTGCGAACGATTACGACTGCGCAACCGGCATCGTGACGCAGTACATGGAAAAGTATGGCACCGACTGCAACGGGGATGGGCTGGTGGACTGCGTCGACTATACGATGCTGCACGTGAACGGTGGGCCGCGCTGCCAGGGTGCGCTCGGTGGCACGTTCGCCAGCCGGTTCTACCAGTGTTTGCGCGAGGGTAAGCGTGATTCTAGTCGAACTTTCGGATAG
- the LOC120957840 gene encoding short-chain dehydrogenase/reductase family 16C member 6 isoform X1: MNMLQDDNIDNAISVFRSDRQFIDNSNSGIPPRPPRSSPEDTSPASDRQTAAPNAGVKMYNLVILIIDIVAMLVRWIYHTLESFYRLVVPPAADTVHTDIVLITGAGHGMGRCMALQYAQLGATVVCVDINEKMNADTVATIRQQRGNAFGYVCDVTNRQQIIETAQQIRQEVGTVTILVNNAGIMPTHPLLQQTEPEIRKTFEINVMAHFWLLQSYLPGMLEKNRGYIVAMSSVAGLCGLNNLVPYCGSKFAVRGIMEALAEELRQDARKPNIKFTTVYPYMVDTGLCKRPHMRFPNLMRLVKPEEAAAAIIDGQRRGLVDVSIPKYLLYLNTIIRVFPIKVGTLLRDFLDSGVESDL, from the exons ATGAACATGCTCCAGGACGACAACATCGACAATGCAATCTCCGTGTTTCGGAGCGACAG GCAGTTCATCGATAATTCAAACTCCGGCATACCGCCCCGCCCGCCAAGAAGCAGCCCCGAAGACACCAGCCCCGCCAGCGACCG TCAAACCGCAGCACCGAACGCGGGCGTCAAGATGTACAATCTGGTGATCCTCATCATCGACATTGTCGCCATGTTGGTACGATGGATCTATCACACGCTCGAGTCGTTCTACCGGCTGGTGGTGCCGCCGGCCGCCGACACCGTCCACACCGATATCGTGCTGATTACCGGTGCCGGGCACGGCATGGGCCGCTGCATGGCGCTGCAGTACGCGCAGCTCGGCGCCACCGTCGTCTGCGTCGACATCAACGAGAAGATGAACGCGGACACGGTCGCCACCATCCGGCAGCAGCGCGGCAATGCATTCGGCTACGT CTGTGACGTCACCAACCGTCAGCAGATCATTGAGACGGCGCAGCAGATACGGCAGGAGGTGGGCACGGTAACGATACTGGTGAACAATGCCGGCATCATGCCGACCCATCCGCTGCTCCAGCAGACGGAGCCCGAAATACGCAAAACGTTCGAGATCAACGTTATGGCCCACTTCTGG CTGCTGCAAAGCTACCTCCCCGGCATGCTCGAGAAGAACCGAGGCTACATCGTCGCCATGTCTTCCGTCGCCGGGCTGTGCGGTCTGAACAACCTCGTGCCGTACTGTGGCAGCAAGTTTGCGGTGCGCGGTATCATGGAGGCGCTGGCCGAGGAGCTGCGGCAGGACGCGCGCAAACCGAACATCAAGTTCACCACCGTCTACCCGTACATGGTCGATACGGGGCTGTGCAAGCGACCGCACATGCGCTTCCCCAACCTGATGCGGCTGGTGAAGCCGGAGGAGGCGGCCGCCGCCATCATCGATGGGCAGCGGCGCGGCCTGGTCGATGTGTCCATCCCGAAGTACCTGCTGTACCTGAACACCATCATCCGTGTGTTCCCGATCAAGGTCGGCACCCTGCTGCGCGACTTCCTGGACAGTGGCGTCGAGTCGGATCTCTAA
- the LOC120957840 gene encoding short-chain dehydrogenase/reductase family 16C member 6 isoform X2, giving the protein MNMLQDDNIDNAISVFRSDSQTAAPNAGVKMYNLVILIIDIVAMLVRWIYHTLESFYRLVVPPAADTVHTDIVLITGAGHGMGRCMALQYAQLGATVVCVDINEKMNADTVATIRQQRGNAFGYVCDVTNRQQIIETAQQIRQEVGTVTILVNNAGIMPTHPLLQQTEPEIRKTFEINVMAHFWLLQSYLPGMLEKNRGYIVAMSSVAGLCGLNNLVPYCGSKFAVRGIMEALAEELRQDARKPNIKFTTVYPYMVDTGLCKRPHMRFPNLMRLVKPEEAAAAIIDGQRRGLVDVSIPKYLLYLNTIIRVFPIKVGTLLRDFLDSGVESDL; this is encoded by the exons ATGAACATGCTCCAGGACGACAACATCGACAATGCAATCTCCGTGTTTCGGAGCGACAG TCAAACCGCAGCACCGAACGCGGGCGTCAAGATGTACAATCTGGTGATCCTCATCATCGACATTGTCGCCATGTTGGTACGATGGATCTATCACACGCTCGAGTCGTTCTACCGGCTGGTGGTGCCGCCGGCCGCCGACACCGTCCACACCGATATCGTGCTGATTACCGGTGCCGGGCACGGCATGGGCCGCTGCATGGCGCTGCAGTACGCGCAGCTCGGCGCCACCGTCGTCTGCGTCGACATCAACGAGAAGATGAACGCGGACACGGTCGCCACCATCCGGCAGCAGCGCGGCAATGCATTCGGCTACGT CTGTGACGTCACCAACCGTCAGCAGATCATTGAGACGGCGCAGCAGATACGGCAGGAGGTGGGCACGGTAACGATACTGGTGAACAATGCCGGCATCATGCCGACCCATCCGCTGCTCCAGCAGACGGAGCCCGAAATACGCAAAACGTTCGAGATCAACGTTATGGCCCACTTCTGG CTGCTGCAAAGCTACCTCCCCGGCATGCTCGAGAAGAACCGAGGCTACATCGTCGCCATGTCTTCCGTCGCCGGGCTGTGCGGTCTGAACAACCTCGTGCCGTACTGTGGCAGCAAGTTTGCGGTGCGCGGTATCATGGAGGCGCTGGCCGAGGAGCTGCGGCAGGACGCGCGCAAACCGAACATCAAGTTCACCACCGTCTACCCGTACATGGTCGATACGGGGCTGTGCAAGCGACCGCACATGCGCTTCCCCAACCTGATGCGGCTGGTGAAGCCGGAGGAGGCGGCCGCCGCCATCATCGATGGGCAGCGGCGCGGCCTGGTCGATGTGTCCATCCCGAAGTACCTGCTGTACCTGAACACCATCATCCGTGTGTTCCCGATCAAGGTCGGCACCCTGCTGCGCGACTTCCTGGACAGTGGCGTCGAGTCGGATCTCTAA
- the LOC120957840 gene encoding short-chain dehydrogenase/reductase family 16C member 6 isoform X3 has translation MPQQDQTAAPNAGVKMYNLVILIIDIVAMLVRWIYHTLESFYRLVVPPAADTVHTDIVLITGAGHGMGRCMALQYAQLGATVVCVDINEKMNADTVATIRQQRGNAFGYVCDVTNRQQIIETAQQIRQEVGTVTILVNNAGIMPTHPLLQQTEPEIRKTFEINVMAHFWLLQSYLPGMLEKNRGYIVAMSSVAGLCGLNNLVPYCGSKFAVRGIMEALAEELRQDARKPNIKFTTVYPYMVDTGLCKRPHMRFPNLMRLVKPEEAAAAIIDGQRRGLVDVSIPKYLLYLNTIIRVFPIKVGTLLRDFLDSGVESDL, from the exons ATGCCACAGCAAGA TCAAACCGCAGCACCGAACGCGGGCGTCAAGATGTACAATCTGGTGATCCTCATCATCGACATTGTCGCCATGTTGGTACGATGGATCTATCACACGCTCGAGTCGTTCTACCGGCTGGTGGTGCCGCCGGCCGCCGACACCGTCCACACCGATATCGTGCTGATTACCGGTGCCGGGCACGGCATGGGCCGCTGCATGGCGCTGCAGTACGCGCAGCTCGGCGCCACCGTCGTCTGCGTCGACATCAACGAGAAGATGAACGCGGACACGGTCGCCACCATCCGGCAGCAGCGCGGCAATGCATTCGGCTACGT CTGTGACGTCACCAACCGTCAGCAGATCATTGAGACGGCGCAGCAGATACGGCAGGAGGTGGGCACGGTAACGATACTGGTGAACAATGCCGGCATCATGCCGACCCATCCGCTGCTCCAGCAGACGGAGCCCGAAATACGCAAAACGTTCGAGATCAACGTTATGGCCCACTTCTGG CTGCTGCAAAGCTACCTCCCCGGCATGCTCGAGAAGAACCGAGGCTACATCGTCGCCATGTCTTCCGTCGCCGGGCTGTGCGGTCTGAACAACCTCGTGCCGTACTGTGGCAGCAAGTTTGCGGTGCGCGGTATCATGGAGGCGCTGGCCGAGGAGCTGCGGCAGGACGCGCGCAAACCGAACATCAAGTTCACCACCGTCTACCCGTACATGGTCGATACGGGGCTGTGCAAGCGACCGCACATGCGCTTCCCCAACCTGATGCGGCTGGTGAAGCCGGAGGAGGCGGCCGCCGCCATCATCGATGGGCAGCGGCGCGGCCTGGTCGATGTGTCCATCCCGAAGTACCTGCTGTACCTGAACACCATCATCCGTGTGTTCCCGATCAAGGTCGGCACCCTGCTGCGCGACTTCCTGGACAGTGGCGTCGAGTCGGATCTCTAA
- the LOC120957840 gene encoding epidermal retinol dehydrogenase 2 isoform X5 — protein MPQQDASSNNPAVMAYNAVLVLFDVLVFLVKAIYIVGKGVFEMAVLPPARDVSGDIVLITGAGHGMGKNLSLQYAALGTTVVCVDVNEKTNQETVTAIKSKGGKAFGYTCDVTNRQQIIETAQQIRQEVGTVTILVNNAGIMPTHPLLQQTEPEIRKTFEINVMAHFWLLQSYLPGMLEKNRGYIVAMSSVAGLCGLNNLVPYCGSKFAVRGIMEALAEELRQDARKPNIKFTTVYPYMVDTGLCKRPHMRFPNLMRLVKPEEAAAAIIDGQRRGLVDVSIPKYLLYLNTIIRVFPIKVGTLLRDFLDSGVESDL, from the exons ATGCCACAGCAAGA CGCGTCCTCCAATAACCCGGCAGTGATGGCGTACAACGCGGTCCTGGTCCTGTTCGACGTGCTGGTGTTCCTCGTCAAGGCGATCTATATCGTCGGCAAGGGCGTGTTCGAGATGGCGGTGCTGCCGCCGGCCCGCGACGTCAGCGGTGACATCGTGCTGATTACCGGCGCCGGCCACGGCATGGGCAAGAATCTGTCGCTGCAGTACGCCGCCCTCGGCACCACCGTCGTCTGCGTCGATGTGAACGAGAAGACGAACCAGGAAACGGTCACCGCCATCAAGTCGAAGGGTGGCAAAGCGTTCGGTTACAC CTGTGACGTCACCAACCGTCAGCAGATCATTGAGACGGCGCAGCAGATACGGCAGGAGGTGGGCACGGTAACGATACTGGTGAACAATGCCGGCATCATGCCGACCCATCCGCTGCTCCAGCAGACGGAGCCCGAAATACGCAAAACGTTCGAGATCAACGTTATGGCCCACTTCTGG CTGCTGCAAAGCTACCTCCCCGGCATGCTCGAGAAGAACCGAGGCTACATCGTCGCCATGTCTTCCGTCGCCGGGCTGTGCGGTCTGAACAACCTCGTGCCGTACTGTGGCAGCAAGTTTGCGGTGCGCGGTATCATGGAGGCGCTGGCCGAGGAGCTGCGGCAGGACGCGCGCAAACCGAACATCAAGTTCACCACCGTCTACCCGTACATGGTCGATACGGGGCTGTGCAAGCGACCGCACATGCGCTTCCCCAACCTGATGCGGCTGGTGAAGCCGGAGGAGGCGGCCGCCGCCATCATCGATGGGCAGCGGCGCGGCCTGGTCGATGTGTCCATCCCGAAGTACCTGCTGTACCTGAACACCATCATCCGTGTGTTCCCGATCAAGGTCGGCACCCTGCTGCGCGACTTCCTGGACAGTGGCGTCGAGTCGGATCTCTAA
- the LOC120957840 gene encoding short-chain dehydrogenase/reductase family 16C member 6 isoform X4, whose translation MPQQDASSNNPAVMAYNAVLVLFDVLVFLVKAIYIVGKGVFEMAVLPPARDVSGDIVLITGAGHGMGKNLSLQYAALGTTVVCVDVNEKTNQETVTAIKSKGGKAFGYTCDVTNRQQVVDICKKIREQVGIVSILINNAGIMPTHPLLQQTENEIRKTFDINVLAHFWFIQSLLPDMIKQNRGHIVVLSSIAGMIGFKYLVPYCGTKFAVRGIMEALSEELRADPAKPNVKFTTIYPYMVDTGLCKRPYTRFPSLLKMVKPDDAAAAIIDAQRRGLIEASIPKYLLYLNTWFRNMPLRVGQEFGDLLDTGLQSDL comes from the exons ATGCCACAGCAAGA CGCGTCCTCCAATAACCCGGCAGTGATGGCGTACAACGCGGTCCTGGTCCTGTTCGACGTGCTGGTGTTCCTCGTCAAGGCGATCTATATCGTCGGCAAGGGCGTGTTCGAGATGGCGGTGCTGCCGCCGGCCCGCGACGTCAGCGGTGACATCGTGCTGATTACCGGCGCCGGCCACGGCATGGGCAAGAATCTGTCGCTGCAGTACGCCGCCCTCGGCACCACCGTCGTCTGCGTCGATGTGAACGAGAAGACGAACCAGGAAACGGTCACCGCCATCAAGTCGAAGGGTGGCAAAGCGTTCGGTTACAC CTGTGACGTCACGAACCGCCAGCAGGTGGTGGACATCTGCAAGAAGATCCGCGAGCAGGTCGGCATCGTCAGCATTCTGATCAACAATGCCGGCATCATGCCGACCCATCCGCTGCTCCAGCAGACGGAGAACGAAATCCGCAAAACGTTCGACATCAACGTGCTGGCACACTTCTGG TTCATCCAGTCGCTGCTGCCGGACATGATCAAGCAGAACCGGGGCCACATCGTCGTGCTGTCGTCGATTGCGGGCATGATCGGGTTCAAGTATCTCGTGCCGTACTGTGGCACCAAGTTTGCGGTGCGCGGCATCATGGAGGCGCTGTCGGAGGAGCTGCGGGCCGATCCGGCCAAGCCGAACGTCAAGTTCACCACCATCTACCCGTACATGGTCGACACGGGGCTGTGCAAGCGGCCGTACACCCGCTTCCCGAGCCTGCTGAAGATGGTCAAGCCGGACGATGCGGCGGCCGCCATCATTGATGCGCAGCGGCGCGGCCTGATCGAGGCGTCCATCCCGAAGTACCTGCTGTACCTGAACACCTGGTTCCGCAACATGCCGCTGCGCGTCGGCCAGGAGTTTGGCGACCTGCTCGACACCGGCCTGCAGTCGGACCTGTGA